The following are encoded together in the Gordonia insulae genome:
- a CDS encoding RNA polymerase sigma factor: protein MSDDELAAAAAVGDREAFGVLVARVSPGLLRYLRRMISDPLAAEDLAQDTLLHAWKGLPDFGFRSSFRTWMFSIAHRKTVDHHRRHREIPTDEERFADLADPQPLPADQAEHASLVDALRAELRNLPTTSRATWWLRETEGLSTEEISRVLQISTGSVRGHLQRSRKYLSVRLAPWRPGAPPTTARDRPDRDTPTHQDPRGARP from the coding sequence ATGTCGGACGACGAACTGGCCGCAGCGGCCGCGGTCGGCGACCGCGAGGCGTTCGGGGTGCTCGTGGCCCGGGTCTCCCCCGGTCTGCTGCGGTACCTGCGCCGGATGATCAGCGACCCGCTCGCCGCCGAGGATCTCGCCCAGGACACGCTCCTACACGCATGGAAAGGGCTGCCCGACTTCGGGTTCCGAAGCTCGTTCCGGACCTGGATGTTCTCCATCGCGCACCGCAAGACAGTCGATCATCACCGCAGGCATCGCGAGATCCCGACCGATGAGGAACGATTCGCCGACCTCGCCGACCCCCAGCCGCTGCCCGCCGATCAAGCCGAGCACGCCTCGTTGGTCGACGCGCTGCGTGCCGAGCTGCGTAATCTGCCGACCACGTCGCGGGCCACCTGGTGGCTGCGCGAGACCGAAGGGCTCTCCACCGAGGAGATCTCACGGGTGTTGCAGATCAGCACGGGATCGGTCCGTGGGCATCTGCAGCGGAGCAGGAAGTACCTGTCGGTGCGTCTGGCCCCGTGGAGGCCGGGTGCGCCCCCGACGACCGCCCGCGACAGACCGGACCGCGACACACCGACCCACCAGGACCCGAGAGGAGCGCGACCGTGA
- a CDS encoding Asp23/Gls24 family envelope stress response protein: MSDTTNRPQMATADSGAVGVSAPTPGTGLALAKNDSALVGDRGRTSISDTVVAKIAGIATREIDGVHDVGGATERVVGKVRDVLPGTTTSTTQGIGVEVGERQAAVDVSIVADYGVAIHQLAAAIRRNVIAAIEQMTGLEVTEVNVTVHDIHFGDDDDTADEAPRVQ; encoded by the coding sequence ATGTCGGATACGACCAATCGTCCGCAGATGGCCACCGCCGATTCGGGCGCCGTCGGCGTGTCCGCGCCGACGCCCGGTACCGGCCTGGCCCTGGCCAAGAACGATTCCGCACTGGTCGGTGACCGCGGCCGGACCTCGATATCGGACACGGTGGTCGCGAAGATCGCCGGCATCGCCACCCGGGAGATAGACGGTGTGCACGACGTCGGGGGCGCGACCGAACGCGTCGTCGGCAAGGTTCGCGACGTCCTGCCGGGCACCACCACGAGCACCACCCAGGGCATCGGGGTCGAGGTCGGCGAACGGCAGGCCGCCGTCGACGTGTCCATCGTGGCCGACTACGGGGTCGCGATCCACCAACTGGCCGCCGCGATCCGCCGCAACGTCATCGCCGCCATCGAGCAGATGACGGGTCTCGAGGTCACCGAGGTCAACGTCACGGTGCACGACATCCACTTCGGGGATGACGACGACACCGCCGACGAGGCACCGCGCGTGCAGTGA
- a CDS encoding Asp23/Gls24 family envelope stress response protein, whose translation MTEPSTSASAGEVADAVTAIPGVTGLYGGVFGEIATYLPGGRVSGVVLSDDSAHIHIVVDLGHDLRAVAAETREVTERLTGTPAVVTVEDISADGDLAAPLPADPVLTEPGTPENRG comes from the coding sequence ATGACCGAACCGAGCACCTCAGCATCGGCGGGCGAGGTCGCCGACGCGGTGACCGCGATCCCCGGCGTCACCGGCCTGTACGGCGGTGTCTTCGGCGAGATCGCCACCTATCTGCCGGGCGGCCGGGTCAGCGGGGTGGTGCTGTCCGACGACTCGGCGCACATCCACATCGTGGTCGACCTCGGTCACGATCTGCGCGCGGTGGCCGCCGAGACCCGCGAGGTCACCGAGCGACTCACCGGGACCCCGGCGGTCGTCACCGTCGAGGACATCAGCGCCGACGGTGACCTCGCCGCACCCCTACCCGCCGACCCGGTGCTCACCGAGCCCGGTACCCCCGAGAATCGAGGATGA
- a CDS encoding DUF2273 domain-containing protein, with the protein MANNAMIGLFAGLLLALAAITGGFGGFVFAVVLGAIGLALGLQRDGVIDLGALLRSRNRG; encoded by the coding sequence ATGGCCAACAACGCGATGATCGGACTGTTCGCCGGCCTGCTTCTGGCACTCGCCGCGATCACCGGAGGTTTCGGCGGCTTCGTGTTCGCCGTGGTCCTCGGCGCGATCGGGCTCGCGCTCGGATTGCAGCGCGACGGTGTGATCGACCTGGGCGCGCTGCTGCGGAGCCGCAACCGTGGCTGA
- a CDS encoding Asp23/Gls24 family envelope stress response protein: protein MAESALDTRGVLTIDDRVGEKIAVRAALGVDGVVRHQTSLGSLLSGSTPGRALAGGDHPRATVDMSGAAPWVRIAIAVRWPCPLTEVCWQVRFAVARDILRLTGIRPSRVDVTVAAVLSAADLADRTGEQRPGFVELPPASSIPAADDREELA, encoded by the coding sequence GTGGCTGAGTCCGCCCTGGACACCCGCGGGGTGCTGACGATCGACGATCGGGTCGGCGAGAAGATCGCCGTCCGGGCGGCGCTGGGCGTCGACGGTGTCGTGCGGCACCAGACGTCGCTCGGCTCCCTGCTGTCCGGTTCCACGCCGGGTCGCGCGCTGGCCGGCGGTGATCACCCGCGGGCCACCGTCGACATGTCGGGGGCCGCCCCGTGGGTGCGGATCGCGATCGCGGTGCGCTGGCCATGCCCGCTCACCGAGGTCTGCTGGCAGGTCCGGTTCGCGGTGGCACGGGATATATTGCGACTGACCGGAATTCGGCCGTCGCGGGTGGACGTCACGGTGGCCGCGGTGCTGTCGGCCGCCGACCTCGCCGACCGCACCGGCGAACAGCGACCCGGATTCGTCGAATTGCCGCCGGCGTCGTCGATCCCGGCGGCCGACGATCGGGAGGAGTTGGCATGA
- a CDS encoding DUF6286 domain-containing protein: MSETTDHVKTAVAKTADTDDEKVFTPAANPAAAMVGTLLGLVMLGLVVVVIRDLLIRIGWVSGSEWLHAAADWVAGIRWWNWMWALAIGLVLVGVAMIWLAVRPRRRTHLSLSGYEVMWTRRGDLARRCSAAVSTMPGVDHASTVVGRRKVTVTVTAHDAVDGDEIDRVVGAVLSAVAEPFRATVKLSSRRGGDRR, from the coding sequence ATGAGCGAGACGACCGATCACGTGAAGACCGCGGTCGCCAAGACGGCCGACACCGATGATGAGAAGGTCTTCACCCCTGCCGCCAATCCCGCGGCCGCGATGGTCGGCACACTGCTCGGCCTGGTGATGCTCGGCCTCGTCGTCGTGGTGATCCGGGATCTGCTGATCCGGATCGGCTGGGTGTCGGGCTCCGAGTGGCTGCACGCGGCCGCCGACTGGGTCGCGGGGATCCGGTGGTGGAACTGGATGTGGGCGTTGGCGATCGGGCTCGTCCTGGTCGGTGTGGCGATGATCTGGCTCGCGGTGCGACCACGTCGGCGCACCCACCTGAGTCTGAGCGGGTACGAGGTGATGTGGACACGCCGCGGAGACCTGGCCCGCCGATGCAGCGCCGCGGTGTCGACGATGCCCGGCGTGGATCATGCGTCGACCGTGGTCGGCCGGCGCAAGGTGACCGTCACCGTCACCGCGCATGACGCGGTGGACGGCGACGAGATCGATCGGGTCGTCGGCGCCGTGTTGTCGGCTGTGGCCGAACCGTTTCGTGCCACGGTGAAGCTGTCCAGCCGGCGCGGAGGTGATCGCCGATGA
- a CDS encoding wax ester/triacylglycerol synthase domain-containing protein: MTRLEAADATSYWLSDAIPNDEFLLYCFAAGENSIDELADEVRRRAGAVADLGLRVLDVPGALDWPRWVSRTVVETDVVVHQAETWEGCLGLVASLMGDQLVASRAPWRVHLVGPVADTPRGPGIVVVLQMVHALGDGRRGSAIARQLFGAADSPAIHGDRMPVEIVGPVAAAWGLVTLPVRIGRMWWLGARAFRAVRDRDATSGALPTSGAGFPPTVLNRPPGAQRCLRVIVVDRSALPAGYTVTVGALTAISVALGAYLGEGARPLGIELTVGRDRPSRARNNFRNAGIDLHLEINDLGERASAIAGEIAGARAADADPAAIAERHASAAAPPMLTRWGTRLFDPNRTPDRMTGVSVVSSVYRGPADLTFGTGPVLFTAGFPALSPAQGLTHGVHGIGGTVAISVTTSHLVMPDPDRYLGLLDDALGRVRGIGRCQDSPGSAAPPDRG; encoded by the coding sequence GTGACCCGTCTCGAGGCCGCCGACGCCACCTCGTACTGGCTGTCCGATGCCATACCCAACGACGAGTTCCTGCTGTATTGCTTTGCTGCCGGGGAGAACTCGATCGACGAACTGGCCGACGAGGTGCGCCGTCGGGCGGGCGCCGTCGCCGATCTGGGCCTTCGTGTCCTCGACGTACCGGGCGCGCTCGACTGGCCCCGGTGGGTGTCGCGGACCGTCGTCGAGACCGATGTCGTCGTACATCAGGCCGAGACGTGGGAGGGGTGTCTCGGGCTGGTGGCGTCACTCATGGGCGATCAGTTGGTGGCCTCCCGCGCCCCGTGGCGAGTCCACCTCGTCGGACCGGTCGCCGACACACCGCGGGGGCCCGGGATCGTCGTGGTGTTGCAGATGGTCCACGCTCTCGGTGACGGGCGACGCGGTTCGGCGATCGCGCGGCAACTGTTCGGTGCCGCCGACTCGCCCGCGATCCACGGCGACCGGATGCCGGTGGAGATCGTCGGGCCGGTGGCCGCAGCATGGGGCCTCGTGACCCTGCCGGTTCGGATAGGCCGGATGTGGTGGCTCGGCGCACGCGCCTTTCGCGCCGTCCGCGACCGGGACGCCACGTCCGGCGCGCTCCCGACGTCGGGAGCCGGATTCCCGCCGACCGTGCTCAATCGTCCGCCGGGCGCGCAGCGCTGCCTGCGGGTGATCGTCGTCGATCGCAGCGCGCTTCCGGCCGGGTACACCGTGACCGTCGGTGCGCTGACCGCGATCTCGGTCGCACTCGGCGCCTACCTGGGGGAGGGCGCCCGCCCGCTCGGCATCGAGCTGACCGTCGGGCGTGACCGGCCGTCCCGCGCCCGCAACAACTTTCGCAACGCCGGAATCGATCTGCATCTCGAGATCAACGACCTGGGTGAGCGTGCGAGCGCCATCGCCGGTGAGATCGCCGGTGCCCGTGCCGCGGATGCCGATCCCGCGGCCATCGCGGAGCGACATGCGTCCGCTGCCGCTCCACCGATGCTGACCCGATGGGGGACAAGACTTTTCGATCCGAACCGGACCCCCGATCGGATGACCGGGGTGAGTGTGGTGTCGTCGGTCTACCGGGGCCCCGCCGACCTGACGTTCGGCACCGGTCCGGTGCTGTTCACCGCCGGGTTCCCGGCGCTCTCGCCCGCGCAGGGCCTGACCCACGGCGTGCACGGAATCGGCGGCACCGTCGCGATCTCGGTGACCACGAGCCACCTGGTGATGCCCGACCCGGACCGCTACCTCGGGCTGCTCGACGACGCTCTCGGGCGTGTCCGCGGGATCGGCCGGTGTCAGGACTCGCCGGGTTCGGCCGCACCGCCGGATCGCGGATAG
- a CDS encoding HhH-GPD-type base excision DNA repair protein: MPNLQIAQEPAADALLSSDPFALLTGMLLDQQFPMERAFAGPAKIRDRFGSMDPGAIAAAEPDAFADLCATPPAIHRYGRSMAGRVQALAQVVVDEYDGDTARIWTGATTGADLFARLRALPGFGDQKAKIFTALLAKQLGVKPAGWTKVVGDYGKVGYRSVADVIDPESLQKVRDFKKAAKAAQKSAPKA; this comes from the coding sequence ATGCCGAATCTTCAGATTGCCCAGGAACCGGCCGCCGACGCACTGCTCTCGAGCGATCCGTTCGCCTTGCTGACCGGGATGTTGCTGGATCAGCAGTTCCCCATGGAGCGCGCGTTCGCCGGACCCGCGAAGATCCGAGACCGGTTCGGCAGCATGGATCCCGGCGCGATCGCGGCCGCCGAACCCGACGCCTTCGCCGACCTGTGTGCCACACCGCCCGCCATCCACCGGTACGGCCGGTCGATGGCGGGCCGGGTGCAGGCTCTCGCGCAGGTCGTCGTCGACGAGTACGACGGTGACACCGCGCGGATCTGGACCGGGGCGACGACCGGGGCCGACCTGTTCGCCCGACTGCGGGCGCTACCCGGATTCGGTGATCAGAAGGCCAAGATCTTCACGGCGCTGCTGGCCAAACAGCTCGGCGTCAAGCCGGCCGGCTGGACGAAGGTCGTGGGCGACTACGGCAAGGTCGGGTACCGGTCGGTCGCCGACGTCATCGACCCGGAATCGCTGCAGAAGGTCCGGGATTTCAAGAAGGCCGCAAAGGCCGCCCAGAAATCGGCGCCCAAGGCCTGA
- a CDS encoding sugar porter family MFS transporter has product MSQAHNQEIAEQHTAKVIGVTIAAAVGGFLFGFDSSVVNGAVDSIQDTFGLAELFTGFAVAIALLGCALGAWFAGRLADVWGRKRVMLLGSALFIISAIGTAYTQTVWDLLLWRVLGGIGIGIASVIAPAYISEIAPARYRGALASMQQLAITLGIFAALLSDTLLQNTAGGPEQDLWWGLEAWRWMFLVGVVPAVVYGLLALMIPESPRYLVGRNRDEEAARILQEVTGEANPLERVKEIKLTVKREARTTLKDIRGPSFGLHPLVWVGIWIAIFQQFVGINAIFYYSTTLWKSVGFSTDQAFTTSVITSAINVGMTFVAILFVDRLGRRNLLLVGSVGMFIGLVMACIAFTQASYKQTGMVGDVACTPGNTSKDCLTLAGNWGVVALIGANLFVVAFAATWGPVMWVMLGEMFPNRIRGVALGVCTAANWLANFTISMLFPELSSRLGLGWVYGFFAFCAAASFFYVRAKVQETKGMELEEMDGVAESRLTQFEAMRSAKESK; this is encoded by the coding sequence ATGTCGCAAGCGCACAATCAGGAGATCGCGGAGCAGCACACCGCGAAAGTCATCGGTGTCACCATCGCCGCCGCGGTCGGCGGCTTCCTCTTCGGTTTCGACAGTTCGGTCGTCAACGGCGCGGTCGACTCGATTCAGGACACCTTCGGACTCGCCGAACTGTTCACCGGATTCGCCGTCGCCATCGCACTTCTGGGGTGTGCACTCGGTGCCTGGTTCGCCGGCCGCCTGGCCGACGTCTGGGGCCGCAAGCGCGTGATGCTGCTCGGCTCGGCCCTGTTCATCATCTCGGCGATCGGCACGGCCTACACGCAGACGGTGTGGGACCTACTGCTCTGGCGTGTGCTGGGCGGCATCGGCATCGGTATCGCCTCGGTGATCGCCCCGGCCTATATCTCGGAGATCGCGCCGGCCCGCTATCGCGGAGCGCTCGCGTCGATGCAGCAGCTGGCGATCACCCTCGGTATCTTCGCGGCCCTGCTGTCGGACACGTTGTTGCAGAACACCGCCGGTGGTCCTGAGCAAGATCTGTGGTGGGGCCTCGAGGCGTGGCGGTGGATGTTCCTGGTCGGTGTGGTGCCCGCCGTGGTCTATGGTCTCCTCGCCCTGATGATCCCGGAGTCGCCCCGCTATCTGGTGGGCCGCAACCGTGACGAAGAGGCTGCACGAATCCTGCAGGAGGTCACCGGCGAGGCCAATCCGCTCGAGCGGGTCAAGGAGATCAAACTCACCGTCAAGCGCGAGGCACGGACGACGCTGAAAGACATCCGCGGGCCATCGTTCGGTCTGCATCCGCTCGTGTGGGTCGGCATCTGGATCGCGATCTTCCAGCAGTTCGTCGGCATCAACGCGATCTTCTACTACTCGACCACGCTCTGGAAGTCCGTCGGCTTCAGCACGGACCAGGCTTTCACGACATCGGTGATCACCTCCGCCATCAATGTCGGCATGACGTTCGTGGCGATCCTGTTCGTCGATCGACTCGGCCGGAGGAACTTGCTGCTCGTCGGTTCGGTCGGCATGTTCATCGGCCTCGTGATGGCGTGTATCGCGTTCACCCAGGCGTCATACAAGCAGACGGGGATGGTAGGTGACGTCGCCTGCACGCCCGGTAACACGAGCAAGGATTGCCTCACTCTGGCCGGGAACTGGGGCGTGGTCGCACTGATCGGCGCGAACCTTTTCGTCGTCGCGTTCGCCGCCACGTGGGGGCCGGTGATGTGGGTGATGCTCGGCGAGATGTTCCCCAACCGCATCCGGGGTGTTGCACTCGGTGTCTGTACCGCAGCCAACTGGCTCGCGAATTTCACCATCTCGATGCTCTTCCCGGAGCTGAGCTCGCGGCTGGGGCTCGGCTGGGTCTATGGGTTCTTCGCCTTCTGTGCCGCAGCCTCGTTCTTCTACGTCCGGGCCAAGGTCCAGGAGACCAAGGGGATGGAACTCGAGGAGATGGACGGTGTGGCCGAATCGCGATTGACGCAGTTCGAGGCGATGCGTTCGGCGAAGGAAAGCAAGTAG
- a CDS encoding lysoplasmalogenase family protein, whose amino-acid sequence MTVVAYVAAAAAATVAGAVHDRRAAALTKPVPLAILGVHMVRGLRRRRPLDNALLAGAVAFSMAGDRAMLLEEFTEVDGAQKDRRLQIGAALFAGAQLCLTGAMVRRGARPRPAGMLVRTAVLAESATVMAVRRPRLLPVLGAYGNTLALMSATAASVARPQPQMRAGGLLFLASDLTIINRRHLIRDDRLAAVAEAWVLASYFAAQWLLMTGLADDE is encoded by the coding sequence GTGACGGTTGTCGCCTACGTGGCCGCGGCCGCCGCGGCCACGGTGGCCGGAGCGGTGCACGACCGCCGCGCCGCAGCGCTGACCAAGCCGGTGCCACTGGCGATTCTCGGCGTGCACATGGTGCGCGGCCTGCGCCGGCGTCGGCCGCTGGACAACGCCTTGCTGGCCGGCGCGGTCGCCTTCTCCATGGCCGGCGATCGGGCGATGCTGCTCGAGGAGTTCACCGAGGTCGACGGGGCGCAGAAGGACCGCCGCCTACAGATCGGCGCCGCGCTGTTCGCCGGCGCACAACTCTGCCTGACCGGTGCGATGGTCCGGCGCGGAGCTCGGCCGCGCCCCGCCGGCATGCTGGTGCGGACCGCGGTCCTCGCCGAATCCGCGACGGTGATGGCCGTGCGGCGGCCCCGCCTGCTCCCGGTACTCGGGGCCTATGGCAACACCCTCGCACTGATGTCCGCGACGGCGGCGTCGGTGGCCCGGCCGCAGCCGCAGATGCGCGCCGGCGGATTGCTCTTCCTCGCGTCGGATCTCACGATCATCAACCGGCGCCACCTGATCCGCGACGACCGACTCGCCGCCGTGGCCGAGGCATGGGTCCTCGCAAGCTATTTCGCGGCCCAGTGGCTGCTGATGACCGGCCTCGCCGACGACGAGTGA
- a CDS encoding alpha/beta hydrolase, whose product MSTRTSHRRLPHRSVLRSALPLAASLLLVGGVGTVAHAAPATTPQPPAGSTAGTVFANRDLPKNRLAAHAGAGDAFTYWTTGADRVARLSTGAVQVPVGRAPAGGWPIVVWAHGSRGIADRCAPSARPTTGDRDEAARWLDRGYAVVTPDYAGLGTQGTPEYFDTETTARNIIDAVRASRDVANGLARRWVVVGEGQGATAAIELARLATRAQGPTLDYRGSAVSSVPVEFDTLIGGLGPSSGTMPAGVSADVLFTLSAIRNARPTVTLDPYLTDAGFDWLDRATRLCADDLTRDVAGTNLGTLFRKPLSENRELMDAVTRSHMVPIKGFTRPVMMAQSLFDQNVIVPLSLRYLNDARTADRRVTARTYLAVNQQQFEALSDNDIRWFVSRLANR is encoded by the coding sequence ATGTCCACCCGAACGTCCCACAGACGCCTCCCGCACCGATCGGTCCTCCGATCGGCGCTACCGCTCGCCGCGTCCCTGCTCCTCGTCGGCGGTGTCGGTACGGTCGCCCACGCGGCGCCCGCGACGACTCCCCAGCCGCCCGCCGGGTCGACTGCCGGCACCGTGTTCGCCAACCGCGATCTGCCCAAGAACCGTCTGGCCGCGCACGCCGGGGCCGGTGACGCGTTCACCTACTGGACCACCGGCGCCGACCGCGTCGCACGCCTGTCGACCGGCGCCGTCCAGGTACCCGTCGGCCGGGCGCCCGCCGGCGGCTGGCCCATCGTCGTGTGGGCACACGGAAGTCGCGGCATCGCGGACCGCTGCGCGCCGTCCGCGCGGCCGACCACCGGCGACCGCGACGAGGCCGCACGATGGCTCGACCGCGGCTACGCCGTGGTGACCCCGGACTACGCAGGCCTGGGCACCCAGGGGACACCGGAGTACTTCGACACCGAAACCACCGCACGGAACATCATCGACGCCGTACGCGCCAGTCGCGACGTCGCGAACGGCCTCGCCCGCCGCTGGGTGGTGGTCGGCGAGGGCCAGGGCGCCACCGCCGCCATCGAACTCGCCCGACTGGCGACCCGGGCGCAGGGACCGACCCTGGACTACCGGGGTTCGGCCGTGTCCTCGGTGCCGGTCGAATTCGACACGCTCATCGGCGGTCTCGGCCCGTCGAGCGGGACCATGCCCGCCGGTGTCTCCGCCGACGTCCTGTTCACGCTCAGCGCCATCCGTAACGCGCGCCCCACCGTCACCCTCGACCCGTATCTCACCGACGCCGGATTCGACTGGCTCGACCGGGCGACCCGACTGTGCGCCGACGACCTGACCCGCGACGTCGCCGGGACGAACCTGGGCACACTGTTCCGCAAACCGTTGTCGGAGAACCGTGAACTCATGGATGCGGTGACCCGCAGCCACATGGTCCCGATCAAGGGCTTCACCCGCCCGGTGATGATGGCGCAGAGCCTGTTCGACCAGAATGTGATCGTGCCCCTCTCCCTGCGCTACCTCAACGATGCCCGCACCGCGGATCGTCGTGTCACCGCGAGGACGTATCTCGCGGTGAACCAGCAGCAGTTCGAGGCCTTGTCCGACAACGACATCCGGTGGTTCGTGTCCCGCCTGGCGAATCGGTGA
- a CDS encoding Rv1157c family protein, with protein sequence MHRPATTSVRRAAVAAMSIAAATSLAMPAVAEASPAPKSPAPKVDQRTLDSLGAFAPAIIGAVATKGPDGKINPQLINQAKSMASAPGLPPRAKAIWQDVIDFLGEPGRAELKRQQVAERKPGDPEIPKGPGAPKIQEFLYPTIGFGCMEGNGSPNGGNSLGRALLTAGPQQAPAPGPKRGEAGYVYTSLGTGPAINNPNRKLWVTWLNIDNGRSGQVQLKRNPKINIKDGPGTFTGIAKTGKGRVISTIYGDVTTKNKNRINTCGIVPTIGIAIV encoded by the coding sequence ATGCACCGCCCCGCGACCACCTCCGTGCGGCGCGCAGCCGTCGCCGCGATGAGCATCGCCGCCGCGACCTCGCTGGCGATGCCCGCCGTCGCCGAGGCCTCCCCCGCACCGAAGTCCCCGGCGCCGAAGGTCGACCAGCGCACGCTCGACTCGCTGGGCGCGTTCGCCCCGGCGATCATCGGCGCGGTGGCCACCAAGGGCCCCGACGGCAAGATCAATCCGCAGCTGATCAACCAGGCGAAGTCCATGGCATCGGCCCCCGGTCTACCGCCGCGGGCGAAGGCGATCTGGCAGGACGTGATCGACTTCCTCGGCGAGCCCGGCCGGGCGGAGCTGAAGCGTCAGCAGGTCGCGGAGCGCAAGCCCGGTGATCCGGAGATCCCGAAGGGCCCGGGCGCGCCGAAGATCCAGGAATTCCTTTATCCGACAATCGGCTTCGGCTGCATGGAGGGCAACGGCAGCCCGAATGGCGGCAACTCCCTGGGCCGGGCGCTGCTGACCGCGGGCCCGCAGCAGGCCCCCGCCCCGGGACCCAAGCGCGGCGAGGCCGGCTATGTCTACACCAGCCTCGGCACCGGCCCGGCGATCAACAACCCGAATCGCAAGCTGTGGGTCACCTGGCTCAACATCGACAACGGCCGGTCCGGTCAGGTCCAACTCAAGCGCAACCCCAAGATCAACATCAAGGACGGACCCGGCACCTTCACCGGAATCGCGAAAACCGGCAAGGGTCGCGTGATCTCGACCATCTACGGCGATGTCACCACCAAGAACAAGAACCGGATCAACACCTGCGGCATCGTGCCGACGATCGGCATCGCCATCGTCTGA
- a CDS encoding thiamine ABC transporter substrate-binding protein, with the protein MARRRASGPRIIPTSARGRGWCRRELGARGYSRRGLGLALSVAAVATVVAGCGDDAQPGAEVTLLTHESFALPDSVFDTFRQETGLTLKVVKSGDAGQLASTVSLTPGSPKADAVFGIDNTFASRPIDAGALEPYASPLVANGAAEYAIPDSHDELTAVDRGDVCLNVDDTRYADNGQEPPKSLRDLRDPRYAAQAALLDPGTSSPGMAFLLTTIGLFPQGWQDYWKTVSANGATMVSGWEIAYNQLFSAGEGKGAKPIVLSYASSPAATPGTSALLDSCFRQVEYVGILKGAKNPTGARKLVDFMLGPAVQAALPSAMYVYPVQKGTPLPDGWQQRAPVPTWTVSLPPAYIAANREKWLEQWREAVGR; encoded by the coding sequence GTGGCGAGACGACGTGCGAGCGGTCCCCGGATCATCCCGACCAGTGCGCGTGGCCGTGGCTGGTGCCGGCGCGAGCTCGGGGCTCGCGGGTACAGCCGTCGCGGACTCGGTCTGGCGCTCAGTGTGGCGGCCGTGGCGACCGTCGTCGCCGGGTGCGGTGACGACGCCCAACCGGGGGCCGAGGTGACCCTGCTGACGCACGAGTCGTTCGCGTTGCCGGATTCGGTGTTCGACACGTTCCGTCAGGAGACCGGGCTGACCCTCAAGGTCGTCAAGTCCGGCGATGCGGGCCAGCTCGCGTCCACGGTGTCGCTGACGCCGGGGTCACCGAAGGCCGACGCGGTCTTCGGCATCGACAACACCTTCGCCTCGCGGCCGATCGACGCCGGTGCGCTCGAGCCCTACGCATCGCCGCTGGTCGCGAACGGGGCGGCCGAGTACGCGATCCCGGATTCGCACGACGAACTCACCGCGGTCGACCGGGGCGACGTCTGCCTCAACGTCGACGACACCCGGTACGCCGACAACGGGCAGGAACCGCCGAAGAGTCTGCGCGATCTGCGGGATCCGAGGTATGCGGCGCAGGCTGCTCTCCTCGACCCCGGGACCTCGTCGCCGGGGATGGCGTTCCTGCTCACCACCATCGGACTGTTCCCGCAAGGGTGGCAGGACTACTGGAAGACGGTAAGTGCCAACGGCGCGACGATGGTGTCGGGCTGGGAGATCGCCTACAACCAGCTGTTCAGTGCCGGTGAGGGCAAGGGCGCCAAGCCGATCGTGCTGTCCTACGCTTCGTCGCCGGCAGCGACTCCGGGCACCTCGGCACTGCTCGACAGTTGCTTCCGTCAGGTCGAATACGTCGGCATCCTGAAGGGGGCGAAGAACCCGACCGGTGCCCGCAAGCTCGTCGACTTCATGCTGGGCCCCGCGGTGCAGGCGGCCCTGCCGTCGGCGATGTACGTGTACCCGGTGCAGAAGGGCACTCCGCTTCCCGATGGCTGGCAGCAGCGCGCGCCGGTGCCGACCTGGACGGTCAGCCTCCCGCCTGCCTACATCGCGGCCAATCGCGAGAAGTGGCTCGAGCAATGGCGCGAGGCCGTCGGACGGTGA